In Hydractinia symbiolongicarpus strain clone_291-10 chromosome 13, HSymV2.1, whole genome shotgun sequence, a single genomic region encodes these proteins:
- the LOC130623522 gene encoding golgin subfamily B member 1-like isoform X5 encodes MSSKLHFLSKFLGSDQNGSKKVVSPKTKSSTKYYQDEPKSSSPRSPFSIRKVKTVKPEKIVVADKQGKKKSKRKNSESQMADSSAGSTESRMVIKRDRAKSQFSRSQTTTDPRNANVYERLLRKKHSLSGPADSSITSNSEIKENIERRRSRIRSIQNSVPPLISKNFRRSCPSAAFAEFEKREKSEDFNNNTNQYPNDSKSDKNDEESTNRMSRRDRMLRRQPAKSSGFLKRFEKTPDVVEDEQRTNSETTDTESTQTSIQLKNGGSETRSVSALESKNVLNLTVKIKPDDEIGELENMSLSLIPKTRSLSLKDTPRSAPPIPVSRKISQPTLTPRKASYDLNDSLPDLIDVPKTPSNTADRLKRDYHLTDAEIVALRCILKKADLYEQTVRDRMFKVLKIEEDKEIDLEVITGKVLAEKEIDSLKQKLFMSRKELDSYISFTKKMEREKRQSISEKEELETKIQWHERRLTRFETENKNLKTERVNFLNQIYELKGKSTTIKDSGHMRQKSMDAGLVSQQPELELSKQRLIYEADAFAQERTKLIKERQRLDEEVRKVQIRCVSLLAQLQHSEKTIEEMKVEKEQLKDKITKMTKQSHDDSRKLQERLATAEGALQEGSDCTDGHVTDYSNFIETMKQGDSDFERLQVEVTELEKKCDHLQNEYRNTEEVRIRLDHENMALKDTINVIQKAKEDALNQVNELDAKYRETLSDLKAITIGSEQYEKERIHLRQELEDVSSRLSELQHDAVTMEADQDAFKKFLDKLSLELREKLGEEHISNETEGISLDKQAEIIGKEVISHLNPTRKLQGDYEAMKEERDDLEEEIKYLKFALANRMEIKTMQLPSQKCECSKEKEALQQEVDDAMSRIDKLDAEVNRLHQDKQQLLMSFLNLQASQRSREVSKSDVGMTTDDDLSDDEEDEDTERESDEEYDTDISKSGFTSSNPSLADVKVNDYGSVGSLKSNGDVPASAMVTTKTSSDTSHLGIEEELKDLRIRLQELEKSNQRLEMERVEMLDSLCKQVDANNALKIELDELRGSRPGSRPGSSISKSDSFSSISQDKCANCASYSDEIRSYLSIIEELTEDKLRLEKCVNDLDADKELMAIDLERLTESHCQIEDELAQTGNINDSALKAAKEESQFLLQNIQSLEQENSVLEENLRKLREDKTEILDNLRQAEEDRFGFIRTMSMLTEQKETVDLESEKLKQEIEILKEKLAESEAQLSTFHTSNLSKEEGGDEERQDGTPRLPLGRSSSTPTQSSYNANSESYKRSHSSSMRSPRDFPMRRATSIEDISEMNEELDVNKLAEEVCLLKDQISSYKLKNTELQQSLDEANSLLEVENQQPAVQPAADLKCTRKGEQFERVVLEDVECESNALGTISESSPGPKRRSCDGERRPSDLERRRTQLHRGDSADIERRTSETTDFRHRSNSEQRPKLERRKSVVLDDETPQRKLYGTRKSSLPICEMLDLIGNQAGGKDSEMCRSAKTLSFQVLFNGVPLHTQNDF; translated from the exons ATGagttcaaaactacattttcttTCAAAGTTTCTAGGCTCTGATCAAAATGGCTCCAAAAAAGTGG tttctCCAAAAACAAAATCTTCAACGAAATATTATCAGGATGAACCCAAAAGCAGCTCGCCTCGATCACCCTTTTCTATACGCaaagtaaaaacagtaaaaccGGAAAAAATCGTTGTGGCTGATAAGCAAGgcaagaaaaaatcaaaaagaaaaaattcag aaaGCCAGATGGCAGACTCATCAGCAGGTTCAACGGAGAGTCGGATGGTGATAAAAAGAGATAGAGCGAAGTCACAATTTAGTCGATCTCAAACAACGACTGATCCACGAAACGCAAATGTATACGAACGGCTTTTGCGTAAAAAACATAGCTTGTCAGGACCTGCAGACAGTTCCATAACAAGTAATTCAGAAATAAAGGAAAATATAGAACGGAGGAGATCACGCATCCGGAGTATTCAGAATAGCGTTCCTCCGTTGATTTCGAAAAATTTTCGCCGCTCATGTCCGAGCGCTGCTTTCGCAGAATttgagaaaagagaaaaaagtgaAGATTTTAATAACAACACAAATCAATATCCGAATGACAGCAAGAGCGATAAAAATGATG aaGAATCAACAAATCGGATGAGTCGAAGAGATAGAATGTTGCGCCGACAACCCGCTAAATCTTCAGGTTTTCTAAAACGTTTCGAGAAAACACCCGATGTCGTAGAAGACGAGCAACGAACGAATTCAGAAACGACCGATACTGAATCAACTCAGACCAGTATTCAATTAAAAAATGGTGGGAGTGAAACGCGCAG tgtAAGTGCCTTGGAAtcaaaaaatgtgctgaattTGA CTGTGAAAATAAAACCGGACGACGAAATTGGTGAATTAGAAAACATGAGTTTATCACTTATTCCGAAGACTCGTTCACTGTCTCTTAAAGACACGCCACGAAGCGCACCTCCCATACCTGTGTCAAG GAAAATTAGTCAGCCGACGTTGACGCCACGTAAAGCTTCATATGACTTGAACGACTCACTGCCAGATCTCATCGATGTGCCTAAAACACCAAGTAACACGGCAGACCGCTTGAAAAGAGATTACCATTTGACGGACGCCGAAATTGTGGCGTTGCGATGCATTCTAAAGAAGGCTGACTTATACGAGCAAACTGTTCGTGACCGAATGTTTAAAGTGTTAAAAATAGAAGAGGATAAAGAGATTGATCTGGAAGTTATAACGGGGAAAGTTTTAGCTGAAAAGGAAATAGACTCATTGAAGCAAAAACTCTTTATGAGCAGAAAAGAATTAGATTCGTATATATCCTTCACGAAAAAGATGGAACGAGAAAAACGGCAGTCGATTTCGGAAAAAGAGGAACTCGAAACGAAGATACAGTGGCACGAGCGCCGCTTAACCAGATTcgaaacagaaaacaaaaatttaaaaaccgaGCGTGTAAATTTTTTGAATCAGATATACGAATTAAAAGGTAAATCAACAACTATTAAAGACTCTGGTCATATGAGACAAAAATCAATGGATGCAGGACTCGTGTCGCAACAGCCAGAGTTGGAGTTATCGAAGCAACGCTTGATTTACGAGGCGGACGCTTTCGCGCAAGAGAGAACGAAACTAATTAAAGAACGACAACGTTTGGATGAAGAAGTGCGCAAAGTTCAAATAAGATGCGTTTCTTTACTCGCCCAGTTGCAGCACTCTGAGAAAACTATCGAAGAAATGAAGGTCGAAAAAGAACAACTGAAAGATAAGATAACGAAAATGACGAAACAATCTCACGATGATTCTCGTAAATTGCAAGAACGACTAGCAACTGCCGAAGGTGCTTTGCAGGAAGGTAGCGACTGTACAGACGGCCATGTAACAGATTATTCGAATTTTATCGAAACCATGAAACAGGGTGATTCAGACTTCGAGAGACTTCAAGTTGAGGTGACTGAGTTGGAAAAAAAATGTGATCATTTACAGAACGAATACCGAAATACGGAAGAAGTTCGTATTAGATTAGATCATGAGAATATGGCTTTAAAGGACACGATTAACGTTATTCAAAAAGCGAAAGAAGACGCCTTGAATCAGGTAAACGAACTAGACGCGAAATATCGAGAAACGCTTAGCGATCTTAAAGCTATCACGATCGGTTCAGAGCAATACGAAAAGGAAAGAATACACTTACGACAAGAATTAGAAGACGTATCGTCGCGACTGTCGGAATTACAGCATGATGCCGTCACTATGGAAGCTGATCAGGATGCTTTTAAAAAGTTCTTAGATAAGCTATCGTTAGAACTGAGAGAAAAGTTAGGTGAAGAACACATCTCGAATGAAACTGAAGGAATCTCCTTAGATAAACAAGCGGAAATTATCGGTAAAGAAGTGATATCTCATTTGAACCCGACTCGTAAATTACAAGGAGATTACGAGGCTATGAAAGAAGAGCGAGACGATTTAGAAGAGGAAATTAAGTACTTAAAGTTTGCTCTTGCTAATCGTATGGAGATTAAAACCATGCAATTACCTTCGCAGAAATGCGAGTGCAGCAAAGAGAAAGAAGCGTTACAGCAAGAAGTTGATGACGCCATGTCGCGTATCGATAAACTCGATGCAGAAGTCAATAGGTTACATCAAGACAAACAGCAGCTGCTGATGAGTTTCCTTAACTTGCAAGCTTCACAACGTTCTCGCGAAGTAAGCAAATCCGACGTTGGCATGACGACGGATGACGATCTTTCGGACGACGAAGAAGATGAGGATACTGAACGCGAGA GTGATGAAGAATACGATACCGACATATCAAAGTCTGGATTTACAAGTTCAAATCCAAGTTTGGCGGACGTCAAAGTCAATGACTACGGATCTGTTGGGTCACTTAAATCAAATGGCGACGTGCCGGCATCGGCCATGGTTACAACTAAGACCTCCTCCGACACCTCACATCTTGGAATTGAGGAAGAGCTTAAAGATTTGCGAATACGACTGCAAGAGCTTGAAAAAAGCAACCAACGGTTGGAAATGGAGAGAGTGGAGATGCTTGATTCATTATGCAAACAAGTTGACGCGAATAATGCCCTTAAAATCGAACTAGATGAACTGCGAGGGTCCAGGCCTGGAAGTCGACCAGGAAGCAGTATCTCGAAGAGTGATAGCTTCTCAAGTATCAGTCAAGATAAATGCGCAAACTGCGCCTCATACA GCGACGAAATACGTTCTTACTTGTCGATTATTGAAGAATTGACAGAAGATAAACTGCGACTTGAAAAATGCGTCAACGACCTTGACGCTGACAAGGAGCTCATGGCAATAGATTTGGAACGTCTAACAGAATCTCATTGTCAGATAGAAGACGAACTAGCACAAACTGGCAACATCAATGATAGCGCGTTAAAAGCAGCCAAGGAGGAGAGCCAGTTTCTCTTGCAAAATATCCAATCCCTGGAACAAGAGAACTCCGTATTGGAGGAGAATCTGCGCAAGTTAAGAGAAGACAAGACGGAGATCTTGGATAATTTGAGACAAGCGGAGGAGGATAGGTTTGGCTTTATTCGAACAATGTCGATGCTGACGGAGCAAAAGGAAACAGTAGATTTGGAGAGTGAAAAATTGAAGCAAgaaattgaaatattaaaagaaaaattagcaGAATCTG AAGCTCAATTGTCTACTTTCCATACTTCGAATTTATCGAAGGAGGAGGGAGGTGATGAAGAGCGACAAGATGGTACACCACGCTTACCTCTGGGACGTTCATCATCGACGCCGACACAATCGAGTTACAACGCGAACAGCGAGAGCTATAAACGATCCCACTCGAGCTCGATGCGTTCACCTCGTGATTTTCCAATGCGCCGAGCAACCTCGATTGAGGATATTTCGGAAATGAACGAAGAACTAGACGTAAATAAGCTAGCAGAAGAGGTTTGTTTATTGAAAGACCAAATTTCTTCCTATAAGCTGAAAAACACTGAACTTCAACAATCTTTAGACGAAGCTAATTCTTTGCTCGAAGTAGAAAACCAACAGCCTGCTGTGCAACCGGCAGCCGACTTGAAATGTACGCGGAAAGGTGAACAATTTGAAAGGGTAGTTTTAGAAGACGTTGAATGTGAAAGCAATGCCCTCGGCACGATATCTGAATCTTCGCCTGGACCGAAAAGAAGATCTTGTGACGGAGAGCGCCGTCCGTCAGATTTGGAGCGGCGTAGGACGCAGTTACACCGCGGGGACTCTGCTGATATAGAACGAAGAACGTCGGAGACAACTGATTTCCGTCATAGATCAAACTCTGAACAAAGACCAAAACTAGAACGTAGGAAATCTGTCGTGTTGGATGACGAGACTCCGCAACGAAAACTTTACGGCACACGAAAGTCGTCTCTACCGATATGCGAAATGTTAGATTTGATTGGCAATCAAGCAGGGGGCAAGGATTCAGAAATGTGTCGTTCAGCGAAAACTCTTTCATTTCAAGTGTTATTTAATGGTGTGCCGTTACACACgcaaaatgatttttaa
- the LOC130623522 gene encoding golgin subfamily B member 1-like isoform X7, with amino-acid sequence MYHFVRKNLKKLQQKQECENMEEHENESPFDAQPRYETTTDNSNSNININNNNNNINEIPYNNHYIEEEARLRLNLFGFNISPKTKSSTKYYQDEPKSSSPRSPFSIRKVKTVKPEKIVVADKQGKKKSKRKNSEESTNRMSRRDRMLRRQPAKSSGFLKRFEKTPDVVEDEQRTNSETTDTESTQTSIQLKNGGSETRSVSALESKNVLNLTVKIKPDDEIGELENMSLSLIPKTRSLSLKDTPRSAPPIPVSRKISQPTLTPRKASYDLNDSLPDLIDVPKTPSNTADRLKRDYHLTDAEIVALRCILKKADLYEQTVRDRMFKVLKIEEDKEIDLEVITGKVLAEKEIDSLKQKLFMSRKELDSYISFTKKMEREKRQSISEKEELETKIQWHERRLTRFETENKNLKTERVNFLNQIYELKGKSTTIKDSGHMRQKSMDAGLVSQQPELELSKQRLIYEADAFAQERTKLIKERQRLDEEVRKVQIRCVSLLAQLQHSEKTIEEMKVEKEQLKDKITKMTKQSHDDSRKLQERLATAEGALQEGSDCTDGHVTDYSNFIETMKQGDSDFERLQVEVTELEKKCDHLQNEYRNTEEVRIRLDHENMALKDTINVIQKAKEDALNQVNELDAKYRETLSDLKAITIGSEQYEKERIHLRQELEDVSSRLSELQHDAVTMEADQDAFKKFLDKLSLELREKLGEEHISNETEGISLDKQAEIIGKEVISHLNPTRKLQGDYEAMKEERDDLEEEIKYLKFALANRMEIKTMQLPSQKCECSKEKEALQQEVDDAMSRIDKLDAEVNRLHQDKQQLLMSFLNLQASQRSREVSKSDVGMTTDDDLSDDEEDEDTERESDEEYDTDISKSGFTSSNPSLADVKVNDYGSVGSLKSNGDVPASAMVTTKTSSDTSHLGIEEELKDLRIRLQELEKSNQRLEMERVEMLDSLCKQVDANNALKIELDELRGSRPGSRPGSSISKSDSFSSISQDKCANCASYSDEIRSYLSIIEELTEDKLRLEKCVNDLDADKELMAIDLERLTESHCQIEDELAQTGNINDSALKAAKEESQFLLQNIQSLEQENSVLEENLRKLREDKTEILDNLRQAEEDRFGFIRTMSMLTEQKETVDLESEKLKQEIEILKEKLAESEAQLSTFHTSNLSKEEGGDEERQDGTPRLPLGRSSSTPTQSSYNANSESYKRSHSSSMRSPRDFPMRRATSIEDISEMNEELDVNKLAEEVCLLKDQISSYKLKNTELQQSLDEANSLLEVENQQPAVQPAADLKCTRKGEQFERVVLEDVECESNALGTISESSPGPKRRSCDGERRPSDLERRRTQLHRGDSADIERRTSETTDFRHRSNSEQRPKLERRKSVVLDDETPQRKLYGTRKSSLPICEMLDLIGNQAGGKDSEMCRSAKTLSFQVLFNGVPLHTQNDF; translated from the exons ATGTACcattttgtaagaaaaaatCTTAAGAAACTCCAGCAGAAACAGGAATGTGAAAATATGGAAGAACATGAGAATGAAAG tccATTTGACGCTCAGCCTCGTTATGAAACAACAACAGACAACAGCAACAGCAACATCAacattaacaataacaacaacaacatcaatgaAATTCCGTACAACAATcattatattgaagaagaagcAAGACTTAGATTAAATCTCTTTGGATTCAACA tttctCCAAAAACAAAATCTTCAACGAAATATTATCAGGATGAACCCAAAAGCAGCTCGCCTCGATCACCCTTTTCTATACGCaaagtaaaaacagtaaaaccGGAAAAAATCGTTGTGGCTGATAAGCAAGgcaagaaaaaatcaaaaagaaaaaattcag aaGAATCAACAAATCGGATGAGTCGAAGAGATAGAATGTTGCGCCGACAACCCGCTAAATCTTCAGGTTTTCTAAAACGTTTCGAGAAAACACCCGATGTCGTAGAAGACGAGCAACGAACGAATTCAGAAACGACCGATACTGAATCAACTCAGACCAGTATTCAATTAAAAAATGGTGGGAGTGAAACGCGCAG tgtAAGTGCCTTGGAAtcaaaaaatgtgctgaattTGA CTGTGAAAATAAAACCGGACGACGAAATTGGTGAATTAGAAAACATGAGTTTATCACTTATTCCGAAGACTCGTTCACTGTCTCTTAAAGACACGCCACGAAGCGCACCTCCCATACCTGTGTCAAG GAAAATTAGTCAGCCGACGTTGACGCCACGTAAAGCTTCATATGACTTGAACGACTCACTGCCAGATCTCATCGATGTGCCTAAAACACCAAGTAACACGGCAGACCGCTTGAAAAGAGATTACCATTTGACGGACGCCGAAATTGTGGCGTTGCGATGCATTCTAAAGAAGGCTGACTTATACGAGCAAACTGTTCGTGACCGAATGTTTAAAGTGTTAAAAATAGAAGAGGATAAAGAGATTGATCTGGAAGTTATAACGGGGAAAGTTTTAGCTGAAAAGGAAATAGACTCATTGAAGCAAAAACTCTTTATGAGCAGAAAAGAATTAGATTCGTATATATCCTTCACGAAAAAGATGGAACGAGAAAAACGGCAGTCGATTTCGGAAAAAGAGGAACTCGAAACGAAGATACAGTGGCACGAGCGCCGCTTAACCAGATTcgaaacagaaaacaaaaatttaaaaaccgaGCGTGTAAATTTTTTGAATCAGATATACGAATTAAAAGGTAAATCAACAACTATTAAAGACTCTGGTCATATGAGACAAAAATCAATGGATGCAGGACTCGTGTCGCAACAGCCAGAGTTGGAGTTATCGAAGCAACGCTTGATTTACGAGGCGGACGCTTTCGCGCAAGAGAGAACGAAACTAATTAAAGAACGACAACGTTTGGATGAAGAAGTGCGCAAAGTTCAAATAAGATGCGTTTCTTTACTCGCCCAGTTGCAGCACTCTGAGAAAACTATCGAAGAAATGAAGGTCGAAAAAGAACAACTGAAAGATAAGATAACGAAAATGACGAAACAATCTCACGATGATTCTCGTAAATTGCAAGAACGACTAGCAACTGCCGAAGGTGCTTTGCAGGAAGGTAGCGACTGTACAGACGGCCATGTAACAGATTATTCGAATTTTATCGAAACCATGAAACAGGGTGATTCAGACTTCGAGAGACTTCAAGTTGAGGTGACTGAGTTGGAAAAAAAATGTGATCATTTACAGAACGAATACCGAAATACGGAAGAAGTTCGTATTAGATTAGATCATGAGAATATGGCTTTAAAGGACACGATTAACGTTATTCAAAAAGCGAAAGAAGACGCCTTGAATCAGGTAAACGAACTAGACGCGAAATATCGAGAAACGCTTAGCGATCTTAAAGCTATCACGATCGGTTCAGAGCAATACGAAAAGGAAAGAATACACTTACGACAAGAATTAGAAGACGTATCGTCGCGACTGTCGGAATTACAGCATGATGCCGTCACTATGGAAGCTGATCAGGATGCTTTTAAAAAGTTCTTAGATAAGCTATCGTTAGAACTGAGAGAAAAGTTAGGTGAAGAACACATCTCGAATGAAACTGAAGGAATCTCCTTAGATAAACAAGCGGAAATTATCGGTAAAGAAGTGATATCTCATTTGAACCCGACTCGTAAATTACAAGGAGATTACGAGGCTATGAAAGAAGAGCGAGACGATTTAGAAGAGGAAATTAAGTACTTAAAGTTTGCTCTTGCTAATCGTATGGAGATTAAAACCATGCAATTACCTTCGCAGAAATGCGAGTGCAGCAAAGAGAAAGAAGCGTTACAGCAAGAAGTTGATGACGCCATGTCGCGTATCGATAAACTCGATGCAGAAGTCAATAGGTTACATCAAGACAAACAGCAGCTGCTGATGAGTTTCCTTAACTTGCAAGCTTCACAACGTTCTCGCGAAGTAAGCAAATCCGACGTTGGCATGACGACGGATGACGATCTTTCGGACGACGAAGAAGATGAGGATACTGAACGCGAGA GTGATGAAGAATACGATACCGACATATCAAAGTCTGGATTTACAAGTTCAAATCCAAGTTTGGCGGACGTCAAAGTCAATGACTACGGATCTGTTGGGTCACTTAAATCAAATGGCGACGTGCCGGCATCGGCCATGGTTACAACTAAGACCTCCTCCGACACCTCACATCTTGGAATTGAGGAAGAGCTTAAAGATTTGCGAATACGACTGCAAGAGCTTGAAAAAAGCAACCAACGGTTGGAAATGGAGAGAGTGGAGATGCTTGATTCATTATGCAAACAAGTTGACGCGAATAATGCCCTTAAAATCGAACTAGATGAACTGCGAGGGTCCAGGCCTGGAAGTCGACCAGGAAGCAGTATCTCGAAGAGTGATAGCTTCTCAAGTATCAGTCAAGATAAATGCGCAAACTGCGCCTCATACA GCGACGAAATACGTTCTTACTTGTCGATTATTGAAGAATTGACAGAAGATAAACTGCGACTTGAAAAATGCGTCAACGACCTTGACGCTGACAAGGAGCTCATGGCAATAGATTTGGAACGTCTAACAGAATCTCATTGTCAGATAGAAGACGAACTAGCACAAACTGGCAACATCAATGATAGCGCGTTAAAAGCAGCCAAGGAGGAGAGCCAGTTTCTCTTGCAAAATATCCAATCCCTGGAACAAGAGAACTCCGTATTGGAGGAGAATCTGCGCAAGTTAAGAGAAGACAAGACGGAGATCTTGGATAATTTGAGACAAGCGGAGGAGGATAGGTTTGGCTTTATTCGAACAATGTCGATGCTGACGGAGCAAAAGGAAACAGTAGATTTGGAGAGTGAAAAATTGAAGCAAgaaattgaaatattaaaagaaaaattagcaGAATCTG AAGCTCAATTGTCTACTTTCCATACTTCGAATTTATCGAAGGAGGAGGGAGGTGATGAAGAGCGACAAGATGGTACACCACGCTTACCTCTGGGACGTTCATCATCGACGCCGACACAATCGAGTTACAACGCGAACAGCGAGAGCTATAAACGATCCCACTCGAGCTCGATGCGTTCACCTCGTGATTTTCCAATGCGCCGAGCAACCTCGATTGAGGATATTTCGGAAATGAACGAAGAACTAGACGTAAATAAGCTAGCAGAAGAGGTTTGTTTATTGAAAGACCAAATTTCTTCCTATAAGCTGAAAAACACTGAACTTCAACAATCTTTAGACGAAGCTAATTCTTTGCTCGAAGTAGAAAACCAACAGCCTGCTGTGCAACCGGCAGCCGACTTGAAATGTACGCGGAAAGGTGAACAATTTGAAAGGGTAGTTTTAGAAGACGTTGAATGTGAAAGCAATGCCCTCGGCACGATATCTGAATCTTCGCCTGGACCGAAAAGAAGATCTTGTGACGGAGAGCGCCGTCCGTCAGATTTGGAGCGGCGTAGGACGCAGTTACACCGCGGGGACTCTGCTGATATAGAACGAAGAACGTCGGAGACAACTGATTTCCGTCATAGATCAAACTCTGAACAAAGACCAAAACTAGAACGTAGGAAATCTGTCGTGTTGGATGACGAGACTCCGCAACGAAAACTTTACGGCACACGAAAGTCGTCTCTACCGATATGCGAAATGTTAGATTTGATTGGCAATCAAGCAGGGGGCAAGGATTCAGAAATGTGTCGTTCAGCGAAAACTCTTTCATTTCAAGTGTTATTTAATGGTGTGCCGTTACACACgcaaaatgatttttaa